A region of Jonquetella anthropi DSM 22815 DNA encodes the following proteins:
- a CDS encoding aspartate/glutamate racemase family protein, producing the protein MKILVANPNSSTIVTEVIARSAKRKIINPNTQIIPMNNSRGTENIDCGFADYQSSWSLIREILQKVEEEKVDAVVLAGFGNVGIFALKEALSIPVLSISETSQTIACLMGHKYTVLTAMKQNIPLQEDLVRLFRLEGKCASIRAIDINVEKCVTEKDKVLQRLKEEITKIVEEDGAEVVILSCGGLCGYDEELQKLVGLPVIDPVTVTVKMAEMMVETGLCHSKKRKFANPPQPLAEYF; encoded by the coding sequence ATGAAAATTCTCGTCGCCAACCCCAACAGCTCGACAATCGTCACCGAAGTCATCGCCCGTTCCGCCAAGCGGAAAATCATCAACCCGAACACCCAGATCATCCCGATGAACAACTCCCGGGGAACGGAAAACATCGATTGCGGCTTCGCAGACTATCAGTCAAGCTGGTCGCTGATCCGCGAAATTCTGCAGAAGGTTGAAGAGGAAAAAGTTGACGCCGTCGTGCTGGCCGGATTCGGAAACGTGGGGATCTTCGCCCTGAAAGAGGCTCTCAGCATTCCCGTGCTCAGCATCTCCGAGACGAGCCAGACGATCGCCTGCCTGATGGGCCACAAGTACACCGTTCTGACGGCCATGAAGCAGAACATCCCCCTTCAAGAAGACCTCGTCCGGCTCTTTCGGCTGGAAGGCAAATGCGCCTCAATTCGCGCCATCGATATCAACGTCGAAAAGTGCGTCACCGAAAAAGACAAAGTTCTTCAGCGGCTTAAAGAAGAAATCACCAAGATCGTCGAAGAGGACGGCGCCGAAGTCGTCATTCTCAGCTGCGGCGGGCTCTGCGGGTACGACGAAGAACTCCAGAAGCTCGTCGGCCTGCCGGTCATCGACCCGGTCACGGTCACGGTAAAAATGGCCGAAATGATGGTTGAAACCGGCCTGTGCCACAGCAAAAAACGCAAGTTCGCCAATCCGCCTCAGCCGCTCGCCGAGTACTTCTAA